In one Cydia strobilella chromosome 25, ilCydStro3.1, whole genome shotgun sequence genomic region, the following are encoded:
- the LOC134752690 gene encoding chymotrypsin-1-like, translating to MAEPLNDSRPSIIKLDFKWIGDGEKVTVAGWGLLEDPGAIPDRLQRLDVSTMGPKECEEGVKEANLQNRPSPPVNSSVELCTMHKKGAGQGMCHGDSGSAVMLIPELRGNDKEISIVGIVSWGFPCALGHPDMHTRLSTYETWLRLLLATDGVDIEE from the coding sequence ATGGCTGAGCCTCTGAATGATTCACGTCCCAGTATAATTAAATTGGACTTCAAATGGATTGGCGATGGGGAGAAAGTCACTGTTGCTGGTTGGGGATTGTTAGAAGATCCGGGGGCGATCCCGGACCGTCTGCAACGACTTGATGTATCCACAATGGGTCCTAAAGAGTGTGAGGAGGGTGTTAAAGAAGCTAATCTACAGAATAGACCTTCGCCTCCTGTAAATTCTTCTGTAGAGCTCTGTACTATGCATAAGAAGGGCGCTGGGCAAGGCATGTGTCACGGAGATTCTGGGAGTGCAGTAATGCTGATTCCTGAACTTCGTGGAAACGATAAGGAAATCTCGATAGTGGGGATAGTTTCATGGGGATTTCCGTGTGCGCTTGGCCATCCTGATATGCATACGCGTCTTAGTACGTACGAGACTTGGCTTAGACTCCTGTTGGCGACGGATGGCGTTGACATTGAGGAATAA